One window of Nocardia sp. NBC_00508 genomic DNA carries:
- a CDS encoding TetR/AcrR family transcriptional regulator, translated as MASAETSGSGDIARTLDLLWGSGPQPSRGPKPGLTLDRIVDAAVEVADAEGLAAVTMRRVATEIGTGTMSLYRYLPGKAELLDLMLDKVQRPVDGGVEAVGGWRAALETLAYESLAQYRRHPWLTDINQSRPVLGPGAMEGLEKVLGAIRPMGLPDRELVSVVMMISGHVLGVARTQLYQQEAERKSGMTDAEFWQAQVPVLDRAIATGRYPIMAALSEDAFSTDFDHFGFGLQRILDGLEHYVAQRDGGEERIRPIQR; from the coding sequence ATGGCCAGCGCGGAGACCAGCGGCAGCGGCGACATCGCCCGCACCCTCGACCTGCTCTGGGGCTCGGGTCCCCAGCCGAGCCGAGGGCCGAAACCCGGTTTGACCCTGGACCGGATCGTCGACGCTGCGGTCGAAGTGGCCGACGCCGAGGGCCTGGCCGCGGTGACCATGCGCCGGGTCGCGACCGAGATCGGTACCGGCACCATGTCGCTGTACCGGTACCTGCCCGGCAAGGCCGAACTGCTGGATCTGATGCTCGACAAGGTGCAACGACCCGTCGACGGCGGGGTCGAAGCTGTCGGCGGTTGGCGGGCCGCGTTGGAAACCCTCGCCTACGAATCACTTGCGCAGTATCGGCGGCACCCCTGGCTGACGGATATCAACCAGTCGCGTCCAGTGCTCGGACCCGGGGCGATGGAAGGCCTGGAGAAGGTGCTGGGCGCGATCCGGCCGATGGGCTTGCCCGATCGCGAACTCGTCTCGGTGGTCATGATGATCTCCGGCCACGTGCTCGGCGTCGCCCGCACGCAGCTGTATCAGCAAGAGGCCGAACGCAAGTCGGGCATGACCGACGCGGAGTTCTGGCAGGCACAGGTCCCTGTGCTGGACCGGGCCATAGCCACTGGCCGCTATCCCATCATGGCCGCCCTCTCGGAGGACGCGTTCTCGACCGATTTCGACCACTTCGGCTTCGGTCTACAGCGGATCCTCGACGGGCTCGAACATTATGTTGCCCAGCGTGACGGGGGCGAGGAGCGAATCCGCCCGATCCAGCGCTAA